AATAGTTTTTATAAAACATATATCACAAAATTGATATATAAGCTGGTCAGGTCATTGAAAATACATAGTAGATATATGAATTGTTATTGCTATATGAACATGCATCCTTGCAATTTAAGTAAAAACTTCAGATCACGACATAATTCATCCAGACAAAGGAACACATGCAGATCCTGTGGAAAAACAATAATAAACATAATCATGAACTTTCAATACCTATTCAAGACGACACTAATGACAACACACTAGTTGATTAGTTCACCATAATGACAGATTACCATGATAAGCATGTAGCTGAATTATTAGCATAAAATGCACTAGTCTTCATTTCTATGTAGTGTACCTCTTGCCAAGGCTCTAACAATTTCCTGGTTGAGAGAAGTCACCTATGTTGCAACATATATATTATTAGAACACTGTTTAAGCATTGCATCAAAGAAGCATGGCATACATCGACAAGATCCTGAAAAAAAATATGGAACTGGAAGTTACGATATCCACATGATAGTGAAATTTTAGAAGTGCACCGTACTGAAATTCTTGTAGCCACAAAGCCAGCCTTCACCAGTGTTGAATGCAACCCTCCTTTATGTACTCCAGATCTACTTGCTTGGAAGTGGCCAAAAGAACCTGAAGTAGTAAATTCAGATAGAGGACTATTACAATCTTGATATCATGACACTAATTTTACAAACTCAAACTCTAGCAGCCCAATTATAGTTACAGGGATTACGGGTACCGTATAACATTGGAACTGACCAAATTCCCTGGTTCTTCAGCACTATCCTACAGGCAGACCCTAGAGACTATCAATCAGACCCATTGCATGCTAAATATCTTCCAAGCAGGTTATTTGCACTAATAATGTAAGCATGGCTCGCTCACTGAGAGGCATTTCAAGGTCACTTGGTAGTTAGCGTCAATTCTGACAGCACATAGCATCCCAAATTATGTTCATCAGTTCGTCTGGATTCTACACCCAAATCAGAAATCACCTAGTTCAGCTCATCAGCAAGCGTAAGACAGAGAGCCAGTGCCCAGAGGCAACACAGATTCCGAGCTATATATACCTGCGCCGTGGACGACGACGAAGTTGCTGTCGAGCCCCAGCCCCGCCATACCCGCGAACCCCTCCGCGTCCACGACCGGGTCGGCCGGATCGCCGGGCCTCCTGCTCCAGTCCATCCCCCTAACCTTCTCCGGGGCGGTGCCGTCGGACTCGGACATGGCCTGCCGCAGCTGCGCGCACGCCGACCGCAGGCTCTCCTCGTCGATGCTCTCCAGCTTCCCCTTGTTCGTGATGGCCGCTCCGCCTGCGCCAGCACAGAGTTCGTCGAATCAGCCCCGGCTGGAGAGGCGCACGCCGGTACAGAGGCACACAAGGAAACATACGGCTGGAGAGAGCACCTAGCTTAACGATGCAGCGGacggggcggggcgcggcggGGCTCCGCTGCTTCCGTGCCGCCTCCGCCATGGGAGCTCCTCCCCTCGTCCTCGCGCAGTCTCCGTCTCTCCGATGACCGCTGGCCGAAAAAGCGGAGGGCTCGGGAATCTGAGCACCACTTGAGTTCAGTTCAGCGTGACCATGGTCGGATCTACAGTGTGGACGCTACAGATTTTTAGACCGGCCAGGCCATAGGAAATTACAGATGGGCCTGAGAAAGAAAGGCCCAACAAAGTCGTCCCGGCCCGTCTCAGCCCAACAAACACTGGGACAGGCAGACGCACCGAGCCcctgctcgtccccgacctcggcggctCGGCTCCCGATCTCGCTGCCTCGCCGGACGCCGTCGGACGTCGCTGTCTGCCTCCTCATCGCTAGACGTCCAGGAGCCGCCCGCAGCGCTCGGCGCCACTGCGCTTCCTTGGTGCCCCTGCAAGCAGGCACCGGCCGCCCAGTCCGCTCTCCGCCGACTCCGGCAGCAAGCCTTGAGTCCGATTTGAGGACTTGAGGTAAGTTGTCGACTGTGGCACTGCCCTTTCCCAATTCCTGATTCAGGGTTTGCTCTTTGCTGTCTATTGCATCAATCAGGTGGTAGAGTCAAGTCTATTGCGTTAGCTAAACAACCGGACTTGCTATCCAGTACATGTACACACAGTCCTGTGAGCACATACACATAATTTTGCTATCCAGTACTTGAACACCCGATCAATGACAAGATTTGTTTGATTGTTTGCCACTCTTAACAAGTTACTCTAACGACGCCACTCTTAAACAAATTAGCAATGCCACACTGTCTTTTTTGAACTTCTCAAGATATGTATTATGTAAGTAGTATTCTCTTATGCAAAATTGAGAATTTTAATATGTCCGTAAGACCATATTGATCTATTTCTATGTGCTATTGGTAAATTAATTAGAACGTTGccatgtcatatttgttgtcgAAAGAAGATGGACCACCCTGTTTTAAAATCCTAGATCTCTCGCTCCAAGGTCTCTCCAATCAGATGCCGTCGACTGGCTCCTAGACCTAGGTCGCCGGCTCTCCGACACCTCCTCTAAGGCCGCTGTCTGTTCGCCAACGCCTCCCCTCAGATCACAGTCTGCTAGCCCCTCTCTCTAGCATCCCAAGGCGCCGCTCCCTCCCGGCTCACCACGCACTCACCTCGTCCCTTCAGTGTAGATCAGTGATATTTAGCAAATGAACTACGTATTCAGATGTGTATGATTGAAGGTTTGTGTTATATGCTTACTTGCAATACCACATTTGTCTTACGTCTTTCTGTGTTCGCACTTGAAAGCACAGGAGGTGTACAATGAGGCTGTTGAAAGCGGAGGAGTTGTTCCGGAAATTGCTTGAGGGTGGGTCCAAGAAACAGCCTCGGCTTCTCGGGCTCGATGTTGGTAGTAAGTACGTCGGGCTGGCAGTTTCTGATCAGAAAAACAGGAttgccttgcctctaaggtatgGGCTTCTAGCAATTGGTGTTGAGGACATGTTTCTTGATGCAAATGTAAGTGGTCATGTATGCTCCTAAGTAATGCACAAGAATGGTTATATTCCATTCCTCTTAATGGCTGAATGGAGTGGAGTATTTACAGTCCATTCACTCAACGTTTGAAATTTTTCTGTAAGTAATAGTACAAACTATCACCCTGTTGGAATTGGACTGTCCAACTGCAAACAAAGCACTTCTAGTAATTCATTGAATTTGTATGTGGGCTTACTCTGTGCACGATTGTGTTAGGACTAGAGCGATGTCTGTATGTTGATGTTGGCATAACTTCATTTTATATGAAATGACTGTAGACCTTCAATTTTGTTAGGGAAAAACTAGTGTTGTGGTTTAGAAAATCCTGTGACACACATTTCTATTTAGGGACCTGTTTCGATCACACAACTTCTTTGCTTTCATATTTATGTGCCCTGTAAGGCTTGTTTGGATAGTAATCATGACTTTCCTGTGTTTGATGTGTTTCACCCAGACCAGAGTGGCTTGACTCAGTGTAGTCATGATTGTCGTTGCCATTATACTCCCAGTTTCTTGGACATGGGATGTCGTCTTAATTCTGCAATAATGTGCTTGGTCTATTGTCGTGAGTACTTTTATCTTGAGAGAAAAAATAATGATAGCCCAGTAGCTTCTCTTTTCTATAATTTGGTGATGAGATAGATGACACGCTTGCATTTCCTTAATAAGGTAAAATTACATATTGGGATTGACAAGTGCATTGATATTCTGCAGTGTCTTGGGTAGGACAAAGACAAACATTAATTTGATGGCAGATGATTTCAAAACACTGGTATGTTGTACTTGTTCACGTTTAAAACTTACTGATAAACACAAGATCAAGTACTCGATAAAAAATATCATTTTGTTCTGTAATTAATGCTTGTTCGCTCCCACCACCATTTTTCAAAAATTATCTTTGATTGAAACTGATTTTGCATTCTGAAAATGCAAATTTTGCTTCAACTTAATGTGGAAAACCGAAAAAGGGAATGTGCTCTTATTGGCATTAAGTCAGGGTTTCAGGTCTATCTGTATTGGCTTCTTTTTACTCAAGTTACCCATTTCATTTACCTTTCTAAGATATTTATGGGTGACATTGATAATTGACCACAAACAAATCAAAACAGCATCATATATATGTGGAATGGGTAGATTTTTGTGTGTATCTAGCTGTACAGAAAAGATGCTCACCTCTGATAGGCTTTTAATCTGTTGATGGGCAAATGACCATTGGTCCCACTTTGCAAAATTCAACTAAAAAATTGCAGGCATGTTATATCGCAATGCTGGTGCTAACTTGGAGTGTCATGGCCTCATGGATGGGTATCGCAACTCTTAACTTAGATTTGTGCATAGAATGGAGCTGATGCAGGCTTGGTCAAAGTTAATTTACAGATGTCCGCTGGGAGCCAGCAAACACTAAAATCGGGTAGTATTGTCAATCTTATGGCGCATCTGGAATAAGAGGAATATGTAGAATCTTCTAGCGAGAAGATATATGCGACATATATTCCAGAAGTTCAAGCGAAAGCCATCACCTGGCAAAGCATGCACTGATAACACGAAGGAAATATTACCCAAATATGTTGGCCTTTTCAATACTGCACCAAATATTTTGCCAATAATATGCAGGAGAACTGCATGTAATTTATTAAGAAGCAATACTGCACCATATTATGCATAGATAACTCATTTAGGCTCCGTTGGGCATCTGGTGGCCTTTCAAGTGTAGCTTTGCTATTATCCTTTTTTCTAGAACCATAACAAAACTATCTTACTAGAGTTAGTAAGGATTCTTATAGATTTCAAATCACAGTGCGGCACAAGACATCAAACACTGGTAGTAGTGTTTGACAAGTTTACAAACTTAGTGATTTCTCATTCATTACTTTTTTCAGTTGTTCCATATGTTATATTTTTTCTGGATTTCTGACCTCTCTTTAATTTTCAATTATGCATATCGAAGATAATGCCATTCTTTTGTTTTGTGAATAGGTTAAAAACTACTCCCTTGCTGGGCTTGTTGTGGGTTATCCATTCAACCTACAGGGTCAATCTTCTCCAGATGTACGATGCCCTTTTGGTAGTATAGTTCACCTCCTGTTTCACTTTATGTTTTCTAATGTTTCTTTTTCTGTAAAACAGGCATCACAAGTAAGCCTTCTTGTAGGAGAGCTTTGTAAAACTGGGAAACTTGATGATTTGAGCTACACATATTGGGATGAAAATTTTACCTCAAAGGTGATAGCCCCTTTTTCTCTGTGTGTCTTCTTATTCAAATAGGATAAGGTGTGGACTGCAGTACTGTTTTGGCCATCGGATACATTGTAGTTTTTAAGACTGCTATTAGGCTGTTTTGTTGGGAAATGACTGTCATGTCTCTTCTACAAGTATTTGGTTGTGAAGTTTTCTGATCGATCTTGCTTTTTGGTTCAAATGATGCTGTTTCTCCAGTGCGTAGAAGCCCTTTTAAATCCTCTGAAACTAAATGATCCAGTTGAGACCAAAACAATGACAGATAAATTTGCTGCAGTTTGCATACTCCAGGTGCGCCCACCAAATCCAGGATGACATCATACTCCAGTCACTCGGTTCATGTTTTCAGTTGTCATAACCATTATAGTAGATCTTTGGGTCGTTCAGTTGAGAACTGCTATTAGACGCATTGAGAATTTTCCTTTGTGGACAGGGTTATTTAGATAACATGAACAGGGCATTGAGATCTGCAGATAAGTGTGAAGAGTAACTTGAGCTCAGCTTCTGGTAAGTGCTTCTTTGTATAGTGTGGCCTCtttgtttgtttctttcttgTTTGTGTGATAACTGACATCTTTGTTGTTTACAATTTGCATAGGTCAATGAACAGTTACCTCTTAAAGGTTCTTCAGCCTTGCAGTCTTTGGTCGAAGCATGGTTCTGAAAGCATTTCCGTTTCCTGTAACATTCAGTTGGTCGAGATGTGAACTTAGCTCCGAGTCGGTGCGTCGTTAGGCCTCTGATCTGATGTAGGTGCAGAGCTGACATATTCCGCTGACAGCACATCACCTGTGCTAATGCAAATGCAGCTCTCGTACTTGTCCGCTGGAGGCAAATTAGTCGCAACTGATGCTAATCTATTGGGAAGATCCTTTCTCCCCTTCTTTCCTTGCAACCTCATCCTGCTTATGAGATTCTCGGCATAAGCTGATGATGATGCCGCATGCTCGGTAATGACCGTCTGATGATGGAGGCGGCACATGCCATTGCATGGCCACCGAAATGCTTGCCTGTTCCCGTCCTCTAATTTCCACAAATTAAGCGCGCAGATGCTCTGTTAGCAGCCCGGGCAATTAACCCCCTTCCTGCGGCCTTCAGTTTGCTTGTCGACCCAAGAACGGTCAGGTGATGGTGCCAGGTGCACCTGGAGTGGAGTGAGCCCCGTTTCTCGGAAATGGCAAACCAGTTTCCATATCCCAGCAACAGTCCAATTCGTCTCGGTACGCTGCTTGTGCTCATGGGCGCGTTCCTGGGGCGTGCCTGCGCTGCGGGCAGGCATATATTCTCGTTTTTGGATTGTCTGATCAAAGGATAGACAAGGAAACGTCGTAAGGAATTTTGCGACAAAATCAAATCCCCTTGAGGCTCTGCCGGTGCCGGATGACATCGTCGTTGCTTGCACACAAGAGATCACAAGTCGGATCCTACCAGGAAAGTTAGGCTCACACGAAGAATTTTGCGACGACAGGTAACTTCGTCCGTCCAAGTCTCACTGCTCCACATTGGGAAAACAAAGGAGAAAAATGGGCCACCTGTCGAGCCACAGACTCTCCCGTGTGTATGCTTCCCTAGAATCTACACTACTGCTGCCACGACAAGTTTATTTTTCCTTGCACTTCTGGAACGCCTTGCCTCGGgcgctcctgccagctgctgctCCATGCAATGTCAGCATAGTTGACGCTTGACAGCTAGTGGTAGTGGCTTGGTGCAAAAGAGATTTGTCGGGCAAGGAAAGACAGGTCAGGAACACATGCATGAGGTCAGCCGTCGACCGTACTGTTATTTCGTTGCCTCGACTCACTCTTTTTTTTAGAGTACGCCAATAACGTAtcatatttttataaaagaaaaagATATGTTACAAGTTCTCTGGCTCATTCTCAAGGAGTCGTACTGTCTAATCCGGGCACTGCCCAAGATATACCACCATGCATGCACGTTGTAGTTGGAGGTGGCTTCAAGGTAAAGAAGACGGCCGGCCTACGACAGTTTGATTCCATCAGCCGGCGTGAGGTTTAGACGATCGAGCAGCCGCTGCCCACTGGTTGCCGGCGGTTTTGGACCGAAGGCACGAGTTTGATTCAattactttatttatttttctggTTGATTGATTTGTATTCTGGCGATTTCATGACCAGATGATCATCGTGTTGATTTTGCTAGTGGAATTATTGACTTTGACCAGTCGACCAACATGGCCAATCTGTTCAGGAAGGATATATTAACAGCCGCTGCTAGGAACCACAATATGTATCCAAACCGTACGTACAAATCTTGTGCATACGTAGCACATGACTTCTTACGTAGTGATTGTACGGCTGTACATGTTCAGGCGTAGAGCATGACTCTTTGTGGCCGGGCTCCACTATCATTAGATAACGGAACAACAACATAAAAAATAGCATCTGGTGCAACCAAAATGAAGGATGGTCTTGAATCTGGAAACGAAGCTAGGTGACCTATAATGCTAGCACAGAAAACGAAAGTGCAACGAGGATGAAATAATGTTTCTGAACGCCGCGATTTCTCGACCAGATAATTGATaattctccgtcaacatttcagGATTCGCTCGTGTTGATTTTGCTCGTGTGATTGTTGACTTTGACCAGAAAGGATATATCATATATTAACAGCTGCTGCTAGCTAGGAACCACAGTATGATATCTAAACCATACGTACCAATCTTGTGCATACGTAGCACATGACCTCTTACGTAGTGACTGTACGGCTGTACACGTTCATACGTAGAACATGGCTCTTCATGGCCGGGCTCCACTATCATTAGATAACGGGAAAACAACATAAAAAATAGCATCTGGTGCAACCAAAATGAAGGATAGTCTTGAATCTAGAAACAAAGCTAGGTGCCTGCCTAGAAACGTATAATGCTAGCACAGAAAATGAAAGTAGAAGGTGTGACTTCTTAAGAAGCGAGTGATCAAATCCTCTAAAAAGTTCAAATGGAAGTACCACAAGCCTATTTGTAAGCAGCCTCTCCAAAGTGCATAAAGCACCTGCAGCGCGGCGTCCCGTGTCTGGCGGCTTCGATTATGACGCCCTTACGAACATGAGTCGATCAATGTCGAATCTCACAGTAATGATCAGTCAAGTTTGATGGACACTTGGCTAGCTATCACATGTCTCGATCCAACGTGCAAACTTCGGTTTCTCCACCGGAGCATGTTCCTGCCCTCGTGTAGTCGCGTGATAGCGAGATACCATATCTTGTGTGAGCAGTAACATCACACGCTTACGACATGTCGGATCAACACGTAGGACGGCTCGATCGGGCCGGGGACTACGAGGACAGCAACGGGTCTTGCCCGGTGACTGGGTTAATCAAGCCGCGTACGCGCCATGATCGGTCGATCCCCTCTCTGCATGTTTGCTTGTGTCAACTAATTTGGAGGTGGTCCGGCCCGTAGGCGTGTCCCTTGGTCGCACGCCTACAGAGCCGTGCTGTCCCCGCACACGTCCACCGGTTCGGGTTGGGTCAGCTCGTAGGCAGCTCGTCAGCTGGTGACCATGGTGTCTGCAGGTGGTGTCTAGCGTGGCGTGTAGGCCGTAGCTCGGTCTCAAAGTCAGAGCGGCGCGGCGCGGTCAATATCAGGATCCGCCGTG
The Aegilops tauschii subsp. strangulata cultivar AL8/78 chromosome 3, Aet v6.0, whole genome shotgun sequence genome window above contains:
- the LOC109753728 gene encoding uncharacterized protein isoform X1 — its product is MRLLKAEELFRKLLEGGSKKQPRLLGLDVGSKYVGLAVSDQKNRIALPLSVLGRTKTNINLMADDFKTLVKNYSLAGLVVGYPFNLQGQSSPDASQVSLLVGELCKTGKLDDLSYTYWDENFTSKCVEALLNPLKLNDPVETKTMTDKFAAVCILQGYLDNMNRALRSADKCEE
- the LOC109753728 gene encoding uncharacterized protein isoform X2; translated protein: MRLLKAEELFRKLLEGGSKKQPRLLGLDVGSKYVGLAVSDQKNRIALPLSVLGRTKTNINLMADDFKTLVKNYSLAGLVVGYPFNLQGQSSPDASQVSLLVGELCKTGKLDDLSYTYWDENFTSKFAYSRCAHQIQDDIILQSLGSCFQLS